A portion of the Deltaproteobacteria bacterium genome contains these proteins:
- a CDS encoding site-specific DNA-methyltransferase: MKTAETFPSVSLIEDPAHSYRSSHPSFSSDCYDNRLICGDNLPALSALTTEFTGKIKCVYIDPPYNTGNAFVHYRDGLRHERWIEMMRPRLQLLWSLLRDDGFLTVQIDDNEFARLYLLMMEICQERNLKVIVVKMAEPTGVKMSQVVKRGGIARLKEYLILAGKSGIHGLQLERIAKGAWDAEYRTVIDNVSRAEVALLKDIIANKQRTPALVQQADALCAQFVFLAAEEVYQREHTGTPTETWLQENAWRIVRTCATTALAKRLADQKKTSLRSYAAAFTIETPQHNLYVIKRDYNARMAQPRIRLLFADDYLTVHPGDFWQDIKTTGLGDEGGVDFTNGKKPEALLKRVIGMATQPGDWVLDAFAGSGTTGAVAHKMRRQWIMIESGKHCQTHILPRLRRVVDGKDSGGVSRIVGWTSGGGFRYYAVKNVGNRREKE, encoded by the coding sequence ATGAAGACTGCCGAGACCTTTCCTTCTGTGTCCTTAATCGAAGATCCCGCCCATTCGTATCGGTCATCGCATCCTTCCTTCAGTTCGGATTGTTACGACAATCGTCTCATCTGTGGTGACAATCTGCCGGCGCTGTCCGCCTTGACGACGGAATTTACCGGGAAGATCAAGTGCGTCTACATCGACCCGCCATATAATACTGGTAACGCGTTTGTCCATTATCGTGATGGGCTGCGTCATGAACGTTGGATCGAAATGATGCGACCGCGCTTGCAGCTCTTGTGGAGCCTGCTGCGCGATGATGGCTTTCTTACCGTTCAGATCGATGACAACGAGTTTGCCCGCCTCTATCTCTTGATGATGGAGATCTGTCAGGAGCGTAATCTCAAGGTCATTGTCGTCAAAATGGCCGAACCCACCGGGGTGAAAATGTCTCAGGTTGTGAAAAGAGGAGGGATTGCACGCCTCAAAGAATACCTGATTCTCGCTGGAAAGTCTGGTATTCACGGTCTCCAGCTTGAACGGATTGCGAAAGGCGCGTGGGATGCGGAGTACCGCACGGTCATAGACAACGTCAGTCGCGCTGAGGTTGCGTTGCTTAAAGACATCATCGCCAACAAACAACGCACCCCTGCTTTGGTGCAACAGGCAGACGCACTGTGCGCGCAGTTTGTTTTTCTGGCTGCAGAGGAGGTGTACCAGCGCGAACACACTGGGACACCAACAGAGACATGGCTGCAGGAAAACGCGTGGCGTATCGTGCGTACCTGTGCAACGACCGCGCTGGCAAAGCGTCTGGCGGACCAAAAGAAAACGTCGCTACGGTCATACGCCGCGGCCTTTACGATTGAGACCCCGCAACACAATTTGTATGTCATCAAACGAGACTACAACGCACGCATGGCACAGCCCCGTATTCGCTTGCTCTTCGCGGATGATTACTTGACCGTGCATCCTGGCGACTTCTGGCAAGACATTAAAACCACTGGACTTGGCGATGAAGGCGGTGTCGATTTTACCAACGGTAAAAAACCGGAGGCGTTACTGAAACGCGTTATTGGTATGGCGACCCAACCAGGTGACTGGGTTCTTGATGCTTTCGCTGGGTCTGGAACAACCGGTGCGGTTGCACACAAGATGAGACGACAATGGATCATGATCGAATCTGGGAAGCACTGTCAGACGCACATCCTCCCGCGACTGCGGAGAGTCGTTGATGGGAAGGATAGCGGGGGCGTGAGTCGTATCGTTGGTTGGACATCGGGTGGGGGATTTCGTTACTATGCAGTGAAGAATGTAGGAAACCGCAGAGAAAAAGAGTAG
- a CDS encoding VOC family protein, whose translation MKIRGTSHIAIGVSNMEQALRFYRDLLGLRVTLNDPNENPGGQLSKVSGQRTRHGVYLRWEDGPDATFIVLSEDRPTAGEPLKLNQVGIHHFAFWVDDLDATFEKVKAAGIPVVLPPTTFDAIAYGETTGGKVRTTLFKDPDGTVIQLDQRV comes from the coding sequence ATGAAAATCAGAGGAACTTCCCACATCGCCATTGGCGTCAGCAACATGGAACAAGCGTTACGTTTCTATCGCGATCTCTTAGGACTGCGCGTAACGCTCAACGATCCCAATGAAAATCCTGGGGGACAATTGTCGAAAGTCTCAGGGCAACGCACTCGTCACGGTGTGTATCTGCGTTGGGAAGATGGACCAGATGCCACGTTCATCGTGCTTTCCGAGGACCGTCCCACCGCAGGCGAGCCCCTGAAGTTGAATCAGGTCGGGATCCATCACTTCGCGTTTTGGGTCGATGATCTGGACGCGACGTTCGAGAAAGTGAAAGCCGCCGGAATACCAGTGGTGTTGCCACCAACAACCTTCGATGCCATCGCGTATGGCGAAACGACCGGGGGAAAAGTGCGGACGACGCTATTCAAAGATCCTGATGGAACGGTGATTCAGTTGGATCAGCGAGTATAG
- a CDS encoding DMT family transporter, producing the protein MTGQTDRLKGLLLMTAAGLCWSSGGILVRSVSITSAWEIVFWRASFMALFVGIFLIVRYGSRTLSYVTAVGFPGVWAGAFLALSFFLFISSVVRTTVANALFLSSITPLVAALLGWFFLNEHVSRRTTIAMMASLGGIALMFADAFGSPGSLIGNLLACGVPLAFGANIIILRKMGASVDMVPTILLGGLIAMPIALLMGWPLTASWHDVGILAVMGTFQLGMGCVLMTLAAPHLTAVEIGLLALLETILGPLWVWLGVGERPSDTALLGGLVVLTSLVVNQLAGLRSARLVAAPASQ; encoded by the coding sequence ATGACCGGGCAAACAGATCGGCTGAAAGGTTTATTGTTGATGACTGCTGCTGGCCTGTGTTGGAGTAGTGGCGGGATTTTGGTGCGGTCAGTATCCATAACCAGCGCGTGGGAGATTGTCTTCTGGCGCGCGTCATTTATGGCACTGTTCGTCGGCATCTTCTTGATTGTCCGCTATGGGAGTCGGACACTCTCGTATGTGACAGCTGTCGGTTTTCCAGGGGTATGGGCTGGCGCCTTTCTTGCCCTGTCGTTTTTCCTGTTTATTTCGTCCGTGGTACGGACTACCGTGGCCAATGCCTTATTTTTGTCGAGTATCACTCCGCTTGTTGCTGCACTGCTCGGTTGGTTTTTTCTCAATGAGCATGTCTCACGTCGCACGACGATTGCCATGATGGCCAGTCTGGGGGGCATCGCGCTGATGTTTGCCGATGCCTTTGGTTCACCTGGATCGTTGATCGGTAATCTTCTCGCGTGCGGTGTTCCGCTCGCGTTTGGTGCCAATATCATCATCTTGCGCAAGATGGGAGCTTCTGTGGATATGGTTCCTACTATACTGCTCGGTGGCTTGATTGCCATGCCTATCGCCTTGTTGATGGGCTGGCCACTCACCGCCTCGTGGCATGATGTTGGAATACTCGCAGTGATGGGGACGTTTCAATTGGGGATGGGATGTGTACTTATGACACTGGCGGCTCCACACCTGACGGCTGTCGAAATTGGTCTGTTGGCTCTGCTTGAAACCATCCTTGGGCCACTATGGGTGTGGTTAGGGGTTGGGGAACGACCGAGCGACACCGCACTCCTTGGTGGGTTGGTCGTCTTGACCTCTTTGGTTGTGAACCAACTGGCAGGTTTGCGCAGTGCTCGTCTGGTTGCTGCTCCTGCTTCGCAGTGA
- a CDS encoding TIR domain-containing protein, with amino-acid sequence MSEPGNYRYDVFISYSHVDRGWVWGELLPRLEQAGLRVCIDDRDFEIGTPSLINMERAADSSRRGVAGDR; translated from the coding sequence ATGAGCGAGCCGGGGAATTATCGCTACGACGTATTCATTAGCTACAGCCACGTTGATCGAGGCTGGGTGTGGGGTGAACTTTTGCCGCGACTGGAACAAGCCGGGTTGCGGGTGTGTATTGACGACCGCGACTTCGAGATTGGCACTCCTAGTTTAATCAACATGGAACGAGCGGCAGACAGCAGCCGCCGAGGCGTTGCAGGAGATCGATAA
- a CDS encoding NCS2 family permease, translating to MDGFFGLFIDNLLQLMLVAVLCKVVCGFPPELIIGKVLPGAAVSLLLGNLFYSWQARELMRHTGRDDVTALPYGINTPSLFAYIFLIMGPVYQETQNVTLAWQAGLFACFLSGIMETAGAFVGDWIRQNTPRAALLAALAGIAITFIAMGFIFQIFASPMIALLPMMMILVTYAAGMKSLFTLPGGFLAVMTGVALAWLLRVFGFPSFTPIADPYTFAVHVPTPVPSDVFALFTSDMGWKYLAVIFPMGLFNVIGSLQNLESAEAAGDRYETKPSLLANGIGSLTAAFLGSAFPTTIYIGHPAWKAMGARAGYSVLNGAVITLLCLLGGITLVLQIVPIEAMLGILLWIGIIITAQAFQEVPKHHALAVAFGLIPSMAAWALLLIETSVRKSGKSLFEVVPTFGNDLYIHGVIALNQGFLLSAMVLAAILVFVIERQFLRAAGWTSVAAILSAVGLIHAYTLTPAGVQNKFGLMAAPDFALMYACTAGFLLLVHVVGRRR from the coding sequence ATCGACGGCTTCTTTGGGCTTTTCATCGACAATCTGCTACAGCTCATGTTGGTCGCAGTGCTGTGCAAAGTCGTCTGTGGTTTTCCGCCGGAACTGATCATCGGGAAAGTCCTACCTGGAGCTGCGGTATCTCTCTTGTTGGGGAATCTCTTTTACTCATGGCAGGCCCGTGAACTGATGCGTCACACTGGTCGTGATGATGTGACGGCGTTACCCTACGGTATCAATACCCCCAGTTTGTTTGCCTACATATTTCTGATTATGGGGCCGGTCTATCAGGAAACGCAGAATGTGACGCTGGCCTGGCAGGCCGGGTTATTTGCGTGCTTTCTCAGTGGGATCATGGAAACAGCCGGAGCCTTTGTCGGTGATTGGATACGGCAGAACACCCCCCGTGCAGCACTACTTGCTGCGCTGGCTGGTATTGCGATTACGTTCATTGCCATGGGGTTCATTTTCCAGATCTTTGCTTCACCGATGATCGCACTGCTGCCGATGATGATGATTCTCGTCACCTACGCTGCAGGAATGAAATCGTTGTTTACCCTGCCGGGAGGTTTTCTTGCCGTAATGACAGGTGTGGCTCTAGCGTGGCTGTTGCGCGTGTTCGGTTTTCCGTCTTTCACGCCAATCGCAGATCCGTATACGTTCGCTGTTCATGTGCCGACACCGGTGCCGAGTGATGTCTTTGCCTTGTTCACTAGTGACATGGGGTGGAAGTATCTGGCTGTGATCTTTCCTATGGGGTTGTTCAACGTCATCGGCTCTCTACAGAACCTAGAGAGTGCGGAAGCCGCAGGAGATCGGTACGAAACCAAACCGTCCTTGTTGGCTAACGGTATCGGGAGTCTAACCGCCGCATTCTTGGGCAGTGCCTTTCCGACAACCATTTACATTGGCCATCCCGCGTGGAAAGCGATGGGCGCACGTGCCGGTTATTCAGTACTCAACGGTGCCGTGATCACGCTTTTGTGTCTGCTAGGTGGAATTACCCTGGTGCTGCAAATTGTCCCGATCGAAGCGATGCTTGGCATCCTCTTATGGATCGGCATCATCATTACTGCGCAGGCCTTCCAAGAAGTACCGAAACACCATGCGCTTGCTGTCGCCTTTGGCTTGATCCCATCAATGGCGGCGTGGGCATTGTTACTGATCGAAACGAGTGTGCGGAAATCTGGCAAGTCACTCTTTGAGGTCGTACCGACCTTTGGTAATGACCTGTACATTCATGGGGTGATTGCGTTGAATCAAGGATTTTTGCTGAGTGCGATGGTGTTAGCCGCGATTCTCGTATTTGTGATCGAGCGCCAGTTTTTGCGTGCGGCTGGATGGACGTCCGTGGCGGCTATCTTATCTGCAGTTGGACTGATTCACGCCTATACGCTCACTCCTGCGGGCGTGCAAAACAAATTTGGTCTCATGGCTGCACCAGACTTTGCCCTCATGTACGCCTGTACTGCAGGATTTTTGCTGCTGGTGCACGTTGTTGGACGACGGCGGTGA
- a CDS encoding SDR family oxidoreductase, translating into MDLGLKGKKAIVTGGSRGIGRAITELFLDEGMDVAICARKAEGLQQAADELQVRGGKVVAKAVDVSNATDYKAFITEAAHALGGLDVFVHNVSAMVGVDEKGWERSFQIDMMGAVRAIEAATPFLEKSGEASVIFIGTTAAVENFGPPNSYSALKAALVAYTNDLGQALAPKGVRVNTVSPGSIYFKGGAWDRVEKNMPDYFEKVRKSIPFGRFGKPEEVARVVTFMASPMASWVTGTHVIVDGGQHKGVDL; encoded by the coding sequence ATGGATTTAGGACTCAAAGGGAAAAAGGCGATTGTCACTGGTGGGAGCCGCGGCATTGGTCGCGCTATCACTGAACTCTTTCTCGACGAAGGGATGGATGTTGCCATCTGTGCGCGTAAAGCTGAGGGCCTCCAACAGGCTGCCGACGAACTGCAAGTGAGAGGTGGAAAGGTTGTGGCAAAAGCTGTCGATGTCAGCAACGCGACTGACTACAAGGCCTTTATTACTGAAGCCGCGCATGCGCTCGGAGGCCTCGATGTATTCGTTCACAATGTGAGTGCAATGGTTGGGGTCGACGAAAAAGGATGGGAACGCAGTTTTCAGATTGACATGATGGGGGCAGTACGAGCAATCGAGGCAGCAACGCCGTTCTTGGAGAAGTCTGGCGAAGCCAGTGTAATCTTTATCGGGACGACGGCTGCCGTAGAAAATTTTGGTCCACCCAATTCATATAGCGCACTCAAAGCCGCGCTGGTGGCGTATACCAACGATCTGGGCCAAGCCTTGGCGCCGAAAGGGGTTCGTGTGAATACGGTGTCGCCGGGATCGATCTATTTCAAAGGTGGTGCGTGGGATCGTGTCGAGAAAAATATGCCCGACTATTTTGAGAAGGTGCGCAAATCGATTCCGTTTGGTCGTTTTGGTAAGCCTGAAGAGGTCGCTCGTGTGGTTACCTTCATGGCGAGCCCGATGGCGAGTTGGGTGACCGGGACCCATGTCATCGTCGACGGTGGGCAACATAAAGGGGTCGATCTATAA
- a CDS encoding polyphosphate kinase 2 family protein yields the protein MGKESNLAKAFRITNGKQFRLKGVDCADTNGLKSKEKAQAALAQGVTRLHEDQEKLYAQDRWALLLIFQAMDAAGKDSTIEHVMSGVNPQGCQVYSFKAPSVEELDHDFMWRTTRCLPERGRIGIFNRSYYEEVLVVRVHPEILAKQRLPEKLVSKDIWKERYEDINAFERYLSRNGTVIRKFFLHVSKKEQKQRFLDRLAEPEKNWKFALQDVKERKYWDTYMQAYEEMIRNTSSDHAPWYVIPADHKWFMRLAVAEVIADTLERLNLAFPPVDAEKKQELETAQALLKAEANGGDSRWRTGKG from the coding sequence ATGGGTAAGGAGAGCAACTTAGCAAAGGCCTTTCGTATCACAAATGGTAAGCAATTTCGCCTGAAAGGCGTTGATTGTGCCGATACCAATGGGCTCAAGTCGAAAGAAAAGGCCCAAGCGGCATTGGCGCAAGGCGTTACACGACTGCACGAGGATCAGGAGAAACTCTACGCCCAGGATCGGTGGGCATTGCTGCTGATTTTTCAGGCGATGGATGCAGCAGGCAAAGACAGCACGATTGAACATGTGATGTCAGGAGTGAATCCGCAAGGGTGCCAGGTCTATTCCTTCAAGGCGCCATCGGTTGAGGAACTCGACCATGACTTCATGTGGCGCACGACACGTTGCCTTCCTGAGCGTGGACGTATTGGTATCTTCAATCGCTCGTACTACGAGGAAGTGCTGGTAGTTCGAGTGCATCCGGAAATCCTCGCCAAACAGCGACTCCCTGAGAAGCTGGTCTCGAAAGACATTTGGAAAGAGCGCTACGAAGACATCAACGCCTTTGAGCGCTATCTGTCTCGCAACGGTACGGTGATCCGCAAGTTCTTCCTGCACGTGTCGAAAAAAGAGCAGAAACAGCGGTTCCTTGATCGGCTCGCAGAACCGGAGAAGAACTGGAAGTTTGCTTTGCAGGATGTGAAAGAGCGCAAGTACTGGGATACGTACATGCAAGCGTATGAAGAGATGATTCGCAACACCAGTTCTGACCATGCCCCGTGGTATGTGATTCCGGCGGATCACAAATGGTTCATGCGTCTTGCGGTGGCAGAGGTTATTGCCGACACGCTCGAGAGATTGAACCTTGCGTTTCCTCCAGTGGACGCCGAGAAAAAGCAAGAACTTGAAACGGCACAGGCGTTGTTAAAAGCTGAGGCAAATGGTGGGGATTCAAGATGGCGAACGGGGAAAGGCTAG